A window of the Fulvia fulva chromosome 3, complete sequence genome harbors these coding sequences:
- a CDS encoding Efflux pump himE produces MESLHLLPRANPNQGCTVSTCDPSQSVYGYRPNLAATLVFLILFTLSGLIYTWQGILTKTNFFTTAMVLGCLSELLGYVAKMLLWKDPFSDAGFKMSVVLLTFAPAFYSAGIYYTLKHICLTFGAGFSRLRPGLYTWVFISCDVFSIVLQAAGGATASASEDEKVLKIGDNIMIAGLATQVATMLAFGLFAADYCFAIYRNRAHLNPATATLRRQMKFKLFCAALWLAYSVILIRCAYRLAELAKGWGPQNDILRNQRLFVGLDSVMCAIASVVLNVWHPGWSFPEEERDVVMAEKRVAGESSDEEEMVGV; encoded by the coding sequence ATGGAATCACTCCACCTCCTCCCCCGGGCCAACCCCAACCAAGGCTGCACAGTATCAACATGCGACCCGTCCCAATCTGTCTACGGCTACAGACCCAACCTCGCCGCAACACTCGTCTTCCTCATCCTCTTCACCCTCTCCGGCCTCATCTACACCTGGCAAGGCATCCTCACCAAAACCAATTTCTTCACCACAGCAATGGTCCTCGGCTGCCTCAGCGAACTCCTCGGCTACGTCGCCAAAATGCTACTCTGGAAGGACCCATTCTCGGACGCCGGCTTCAAGATGAGCGTAGTCCTCCTAACCTTCGCACCCGCCTTCTACTCCGCTGGCATCTACTACACCCTCAAGCACATCTGCCTAACCTTCGGCGCTGGCTTCAGCCGCTTGCGTCCCGGCCTCTACACGTGGGTCTTCATCAGCTGCGACGTCTTCAGCATCGTCTTGCAAGCTGCCGGAGGCGCGACGGCGTCCGCGAGTGAAGACGAGAAAGTCTTGAAGATCGGCGATAACATCATGATAGCCGGGCTCGCGACTCAGGTCGCCACCATGCTCGCCTTCGGTCTCTTCGCGGCAGACTACTGCTTCGCCATCTACCGCAACCGCGCGCACCTCAACCCTGCCACGGCGACGTTGAGGCGACAGATGAAGTTCAAGCTCTTCTGCGCGGCGCTTTGGCTGGCGTATTCGGTGATTTTGATCCGGTGTGCGTACAGGCTTGCGGAGCTGGCCAAGGGGTGGGGGCCGCAGAATGATATTTTGAGGAATCAGAGGTTGTTTGTTGGGTTGGATAGTGTGATGTGCGCGATTGCGAGTGTGGTGTTGAATGTGTGGCATCCTGGGTGGTCTTTTCCCGAGGAGGAGCGGGATGTGGTGATGGCGGAGAAGAGGGTGGCGGGGGAGAGTAGTGATGAGGAGGAGATGGTTGGGGTGTGA
- a CDS encoding L-threonate dehydrogenase — protein MADTKPVIGFAGLGAMGGGMAKNLVQNGFTVYGYDVYQPLVDSFVEAGGKAAKTPKEAAAQADFFVSMVANAAQNSSLLFEGEDAVIKGLGQGKTFILCSTTPPAFLHELRERLDEEVGRSDIKLLDCPVSGGTIRAADGTLSIFESGPNEDLDNAKQVLQTMSANLYRMGGISFGTKTKTVHQLLAATNIISASEAVGLAATVGLNTQAVVDHVNTSDGASFMFENRAPHMLKNDWHPYSALAIIWKDAAIVTDTARKALIPTPVADTAEQMYIKGGQAGLTKVDDAALVQLYLPKSQPHLVSQMTSADVAMNSSHKVSKDTIVDLLAGIHLAASIEGMAFCKDLGMDRKTLYEIISKAAGWNAMFTKYIPAMLEKDSWTLADCPGAAEVGQKLADAVQKAQAIKYPTPMASSALQQFSFATLVDKSVSGQDRHSR, from the coding sequence ATGGCTGACACCAAGCCCGTCATCGGCTTCGCAGGCCTTGGAGCCATGGGAGGTGGCATGGCAAAGAACTTGGTCCAAAATGGCTTCACAGTCTATGGCTACGACGTCTACCAGCCTCTGGTTGACAGCTTTGTGGAGGCAGGTGGCAAGGCAGCAAAGACGCCCAAGGAAGCTGCAGCCCAGGCAGACTTCTTCGTATCGATGGTGGCCAATGCAGCACAGAACTCAAGCCTGCTTTTTGAAGGCGAAGATGCTGTCATCAAAGGTCTTGGACAGGGAAAGACTTTCATCTTGTGCTCGACCACCCCTCCAGCTTTTCTACACGAGCTGAGGGAGAGACTCGATGAGGAGGTTGGACGATCCGATATCAAGCTACTGGATTGTCCTGTATCTGGAGGAACGATTCGAGCAGCAGATGGCACGCTGTCGATATTTGAGTCTGGGCCAAACGAAGATCTTGATAACGCGAAGCAGGTACTTCAGACCATGTCTGCTAACCTCTATCGCATGGGTGGCATCAGCTTCGGAACGAAGACCAAGACAGTCCATCAGCTTCTCGCAGCCACCAACATCATCTCAGCATCCGAAGCCGTGGGTCTGGCAGCGACCGTAGGCCTAAACACCCAAGCCGTAGTAGACCACGTCAACACATCCGACGGCGCCAGCTTCATGTTCGAGAACAGAGCACCACACATGCTCAAAAACGACTGGCACCCCTACTCAGCCCTCGCCATAATCTGGAAAGACGCCGCCATCGTCACAGACACAGCACGAAAAGCCCTTATCCCCACGCCGGTCGCAGACACCGCCGAGCAAATGTACATCAAAGGCGGCCAAGCGGGCCTAACCAAAGTCGACGACGCAGCCCTCGTCCAACTCTACCTCCCCAAATCCCAACCCCACCTCGTCAGCCAAATGACCTCCGCCGACGTCGCCATGAATTCCTCCCACAAAGTAAGCAAAGACACGATCGTCGACCTCCTCGCCGGCATTCATCTCGCCGCCTCGATAGAAGGGATGGCGTTCTGTAAAGACCTAGGCATGGACCGCAAGACGTTGTACGAAATTATCTCGAAAGCAGCAGGTTGGAACGCGATGTTCACAAAATACATCCCCGCCATGCTTGAGAAGGACTCCTGGACCCTCGCGGACTGTCCTGGGGCAGCTGAAGTTGGGCAGAAATTGGCCGACGCTGTGCAGAAGGCGCAGGCGATCAAGTACCCGACTCCCATGGCGTCGAGTGCGTTGCAGCAGTTTTCTTTTGCTACGCTTGTGGATAAGAGTGTTAGTGGGCAGGATCGGCATAGTAGATAG